In one Culex quinquefasciatus strain JHB chromosome 2, VPISU_Cqui_1.0_pri_paternal, whole genome shotgun sequence genomic region, the following are encoded:
- the LOC6052092 gene encoding uncharacterized protein LOC6052092, with amino-acid sequence MALPGRSCSTALTKSLVLLLLLLQAVIIAGNYAEETITCSSGGYCVPAYLCNGNGTVITDGDGLIDTRNGADECPRGLVCCREEDSNEICGGTCVPEEACEAGGINLRVGGAGGGCSFGEICCDLPLNRCRGTCTTVDLCGDNRRVDLRFEDQLCPGSQVCCEKSKTNAICHGRCVAANECSRSSNLVDLRVQSNDGCPGDRICCQNTCEGQCVPRGQCGDDTKDIDLRVGDSSCPENQVCCKNPRTCTCVDPSKCPQMINLRFSSECPFHQVCCDSVSDSNCQGLCTPDDQCKVRSNGTCSGGLTCCGKIKPSCDASCVSLGQCPTGAVDLRLSSDGSCPADQVCCRNASKLCNGSCVSQEQCADSGFDLRISSQTCPGNAVCCKNLSKSPTGKVCQGRCVPSQQCTGQSQNSVDLRFSEGLCPLNLVCCPASTSCSGSCVAGNRCLDNALSINLRRSTESCPAGLVCCQNVNKGSTCDGQCTSRDRCADLTLGINLRLSDQSCPSNQICCKNVRKPLPDAECTCVMLDQCAEDQRSIDLRTGSQKCPSRQICCTKLKTTVEKCDGSCVLYQDCPEIANASSVDLRLFSGGCPANQVCCKSRCDGVCVPFGQCSDGSLGINLRNEDGGCPRSMQCCKNPSNTAKSSCEGKCLPRAQCPFINLIDLRVGEEGCPNQQVCCNLQQDPFAVPTLDGPNQAPKQDQSSSEEPQCDLKIDPTSSTLSKVDVPWLITVWTRREYLGVQRNQYECSGTLLAPDLILTSADCVSELMDVEHVYVRVGDFNLKPIETLSRRREYRVSKIDTHPDYDGRSNYANVATLRLAKNSTSKSSTCLAQTSDDRLNSSCFLIGWSKRDLSNESVPNALPVKIPLHATVEGCSQGLICSERASAVDQCDDFQGSSLICNTDQRWKQVGIATRTQCGVLGVPESFTALSVHWSWIQEQISPSFVQVMKPTEPSRFYLPAKV; translated from the exons ATGGCTCTACCAGGAAGAAGTTGTTCTACTGCGCTGACGAAATCGCTAgtactgctgttgctgctgctacaAGCTGTGATTATCGCCGGGAATTACGCGGAAGAAACAATAACCTGTTCAAGCGGTGGCTATTGCGTGCCGGCGTACCTGTGCAACGGCAATGGTACTGTCATTACGGACGGTGATGGGCTGATCGACACGCGGAATGGCGCCGACGAGTGTCCTCGGGGGTTGGTGTGCTGTCGGGAGGAGGACTCTAACGAGATTTGTGGTGGCACGTGCGTTCCGGAGGAGGCTTGTGAAGCTGGTGGGATCAACCTTCGAGTTGGTGGAGCTGGTGGAGGTTGTTCTTTTGGAGAAATTTGCTGCGACTTGCCGCTGAACCGATGTAGGGGAACTTGTACAACTGTTGATTTGTGTGGGGATAACAGGAGGGTTGATCTGAGATTCGAGGATCAGTTGTGCCCAGGAAGTCAAGTTTGCTGTGAGAAATCTAAAACTAATGCGATTTGTCACGGTCGGTGTGTGGCAGCTAATGAGTGTTCGAGGTCATCAAACCTAGTAGATCTACGAGTTCAATCGAACGACGGTTGTCCCGGCGATCGTATCTGTTGCCAGAATACCTGTGAGGGTCAGTGTGTTCCACGGGGCCAATGTGGAGACGACACTAAGGACATCGATTTAAGAGTTGGTGATTCAAGCTGCCCAGAGAACCAAGTTTGCTGCAAAAATCCCCGAACCTGCACGTGTGTAGATCCTTCAAAGTGTCCTCAGATGATCAATCTGAGATTCTCCAGCGAATGTCCCTTCCATCAGGTGTGTTGTGACTCCGTTTCGGATAGTAACTGCCAAGGCTTGTGTACACCCGACGATCAGTGCAAAGTGCGATCTAACGGAACCTGTTCCGGAGGTCTGACATGTTGTGGGAAGATCAAGCCATCGTGCGATGCCTCGTGTGTTTCCCTTGGACAATGTCCGACTGGAGCTGTAGATTTGAGATTATCTTCGGACGGTAGCTGTCCAGCGGATCAAGTTTGCTGTAGAAATGCCTCCAAATTGTGCAACGGAAGCTGCGTGTCTCAGGAACAATGCGCTGACTCCGGATTTGATCTACGTATTTCAAGCCAGACTTGCCCAGGCAACGCCGTTTGCTGCAAGAACCTGTCGAAGTCACCCACGGGAAAAGTTTGTCAAGGACGTTGTGTACCATCCCAACAGTGCACCGGGCAATCACAAAACAGCGTTGATTTACGATTCTCAGAAGGACTGTGTCCTCTGAATTTAGTTTGCTGTCCAGCTAGTACATCTTGTTCTGGATCGTGCGTAGCTGGAAATCGCTGCTTGGACAACGCCCTAAGCATCAACCTGCGAAGAAGCACAGAAAGCTGTCCTGCCGGTCTAGTTTGTTGTCAAAATGTTAACAAGGGATCAACCTGCGACGGACAGTGTACCTCGCGCGATCGCTGTGCGGACTTAACGTTAGGCATCAACTTGAGACTTTCTGATCAAAGCTGTCCGTCGAATCAAATCTGTTGTAAGAATGTAAGAAAGCCGTTGCCAGACGCGGAATGCACGTGCGTAATGCTGGATCAATGCGCCGAAGATCAACGATCGATAGATCTACGAACTGGAAGTCAGAAATGTCCCTCGAGGCAAATTTGTTGCACCAAGCTTAAAACTACCGTCGAGAAGTGTGACGGTAGCTGTGTCTTATACCAAGACTGTCCAGAGATTGCGAACGCTAGCTCAGTGGATCTCAGACTGTTCAGCGGAGGATGTCCAGCGAATCAGGTATGCTGTAAATCTCGATGCGACGGAGTCTGCGTACCCTTTGGACAATGCAGCGATGGCTCTTTGGGAATCAATTTGCGGAACGAAGATGGAGGGTGCCCCCGCAGTATGCAATGCTGTAAGAATCCGTCTAACACTGCCAAATCGAGTTGTGAAGGGAAGTGTCTACCAAGAGCGCAGTGTCCATTCATCAATTTGATCGATCTACGGGTTGGCGAAGAAGGTTGTCCAAATCAACAAGTTTGTTGCAACTTGCAGCAAGATCCATTCGCAGTCCCAACGTTAGACGGACCAAATCAAGCTCCAAAACAAGATCAATCTTCTTCGGAAGAGCCGCAGTGTGATCTAAAAATCGATCCCACCAGTTCAACGCTCAGCAAAGTTGACGTCCCATGGCTGATTACGGTTTGGACTCGGCGGGAATACCTCGGCGTTCAGCGGAACCAGTACGAGTGCAGCGGAACGCTCCTGGCGCCGGATCTGATCCTCACCTCGGCGGATTGCGTTTCCGAATTGATGGACGTCGAGCATGTTTACGTTCGCGTTGGGGACTTTAACCTGAAGCCGATCGAAACGCTGTCGCGGAGAAGG GAATACCGTGTGTCAAAAATTGACACTCATCCGGACTACGACGGAAGATCAAACTACGCAAATGTGGCCACGCTTCGATTGGCCAAGAACTCCACCTCGAAATCTAGTACCTGCCTAGCACAAACTTCAGATGATCGACTCAATTCTAGCTGCTTCCTGATTGGATGGAGTAAACGCGATCTGTCAAACGAATCTGTTCCGAATGCACTTCCTGTGAAGATCCCGCTGCATGCAACCGTTGAAGGTTGCTCTCAAGGTTTGATCTGCTCCGAGAGGGCTTCAGCGGTAGATCAATGTGATGACTTTCAAGGATCTTCTCTCATTTGTAACACTGATCAACGTTGGAAACAGGTCGGAATAGCAACACGAACGCAGTGTGGTGTTCTGGGAGTCCCAGAATCTTTCACCGCTCTGAGTGTTCACTGGTCGTGGATACAGGAGCAGATTTCTCCAAGTTTCGTTCAAGTAATGAAGCCAACGGAGCCGTCTAGGTTTTATCTACCAGCAAAAGTGTGA
- the LOC6052093 gene encoding pre-mRNA-splicing factor CWC22 homolog isoform X2 codes for MSSYKKLNDETFPTSLLMEFDELDDEFLISPPGLATAEKADVASGPRSPATTTSHTSNTSSGNYSLSTENENGSGSSSTSSHPTTAKFRTTTSKRVSASKDAKRALAGAKALAKSTPGQKRAKSMENLRNQSGGSGTSGHSLKRQPKYGHVKSKVKQFIDEAISQRGRHVLVRHKSMPESNNSRGTDESEIDQETDVESLRTMLREKTAENENLQRHLEFSEIQREDGVVKIETLKRKIEAMRLEESKRQAERDVERQRERDFRKELDRKTVFGAYFQYNRIFATTCTQTSPEPCTTFDMSTFGSEDSFERVMAASSSSQPNASTGPRAKRSLQYPVDQQEDPDDDDNVQDDISPDSATHPESSPDYPQLVPAVGRQQYPSTSNQPVVSVGRSDRQNVESDQICEECARKRKKKASKKARLASFFCIRKAD; via the exons ATGTCGTCCTACAAAAAGCTGAACGACGAAACCTTCCCAACGAGCCTGCTGATGGAGTTTGACGAGCTGGACGATGAGTTCCTGATAAGCCCACCAGGACTGGCCACGGCAGAAAAGGCCGACGTGGCATCAG GCCCCCGCTCCCCAGCGACCACCACATCGCACACGTCCAACACCTCCAGCGGCAACTACAGCCTGTCGACGGAGAACGAAAACGGCAGCGGCTCCAGCAGCACTTCGAGCCACCCGACAACGGCCAAGTTCCGGACTACGACCAGCAAGCGTGTCAGCGCCAGCAAGGATGCCAAACGAGCCCTAGCCGGGGCCAAAGCGCTCGCTAAATCAACTCCCGGCCAAAAGCGGGCCAAATCGATGGAAAACCTGCGGAATCAATCGGGTGGCAGCGGCACCAGCGGACATTCGCTCAAGCGTCAACCCAAATATGGTCACGTGAAGAGCAAGGTGAAACAGTTTATCGATGAGGCGATTAGCCAGCGAGGTCGTCACGTGCTCGTGCGCCACAAATCGATGCCGGAGTCGAACAACAGCCGCGGAACGGATGAG AGTGAAATTGACCAGGAAACCGACGTGGAATCGCTTCGAACGATGCTGCGGGAGAAAACGGCTGAAAACGAGAATCTGCAGCGCCATTTGGAGTTCAGCGAGATTCAGCGCGAGGACGGGGTCGTGAAGATCGAAACGTTGAAGCGCAAGATCGAAGCAATGCGTCTGGAGGAATCTAAGCGGCAAGCCGAGCGGGATGTGGAGCGACAACGAGAACGAGACTTCAGGAAGGAACTGGACCGGAAGACGGTTTTTGGGGCGTATTTTCAGTACAACCGGATATTTGCGACGACCTGCACGCAAACCAGTCCGGAACCGTGCACGACCTTCGACATGAGCACGTTTGGTAGCGAGGACAGCTTCGAGCGAGTCATGGCGGCAAGCAGCTCCAGTCAACCGAACGCCTCGACAGGTCCTCGGGCGAAGCGAAGTCTCCAGTATCCGGTAGACCAGCAGGAAGAcccggacgacgacgacaacgtgcAGGATGACATTAGTCCCGATTCGGCGACCCACCCCGAAAGCTCACCGGACTATCCGCAGCTGGTTCCGGCTGTAGGACGTCAGCAGTACCCATCAACCAGCAATCAACCCGTGGTCTCCGTTGGACGCAGTGATCGGCAGAACGTGGAAAGTGACCAAATTTGCGAGGAATGTGCCCGGAAACGGAAGAAGAAGGCGTCGAAAAAAGCTCGGCTGGCCAGCTTTTTCTGCATCAGGAAGGCGGACTAA
- the LOC6052093 gene encoding pre-mRNA-splicing factor CWC22 homolog isoform X1 — protein sequence MSSYKKLNDETFPTSLLMEFDELDDEFLISPPGLATAEKADVASGPRSPATTTSHTSNTSSGNYSLSTENENGSGSSSTSSHPTTAKFRTTTSKRVSASKDAKRALAGAKALAKSTPGQKRAKSMENLRNQSGGSGTSGHSLKRQPKYGHVKSKVKQFIDEAISQRGRHVLVRHKSMPESNNSRGTDEQSEIDQETDVESLRTMLREKTAENENLQRHLEFSEIQREDGVVKIETLKRKIEAMRLEESKRQAERDVERQRERDFRKELDRKTVFGAYFQYNRIFATTCTQTSPEPCTTFDMSTFGSEDSFERVMAASSSSQPNASTGPRAKRSLQYPVDQQEDPDDDDNVQDDISPDSATHPESSPDYPQLVPAVGRQQYPSTSNQPVVSVGRSDRQNVESDQICEECARKRKKKASKKARLASFFCIRKAD from the exons ATGTCGTCCTACAAAAAGCTGAACGACGAAACCTTCCCAACGAGCCTGCTGATGGAGTTTGACGAGCTGGACGATGAGTTCCTGATAAGCCCACCAGGACTGGCCACGGCAGAAAAGGCCGACGTGGCATCAG GCCCCCGCTCCCCAGCGACCACCACATCGCACACGTCCAACACCTCCAGCGGCAACTACAGCCTGTCGACGGAGAACGAAAACGGCAGCGGCTCCAGCAGCACTTCGAGCCACCCGACAACGGCCAAGTTCCGGACTACGACCAGCAAGCGTGTCAGCGCCAGCAAGGATGCCAAACGAGCCCTAGCCGGGGCCAAAGCGCTCGCTAAATCAACTCCCGGCCAAAAGCGGGCCAAATCGATGGAAAACCTGCGGAATCAATCGGGTGGCAGCGGCACCAGCGGACATTCGCTCAAGCGTCAACCCAAATATGGTCACGTGAAGAGCAAGGTGAAACAGTTTATCGATGAGGCGATTAGCCAGCGAGGTCGTCACGTGCTCGTGCGCCACAAATCGATGCCGGAGTCGAACAACAGCCGCGGAACGGATGAG caGAGTGAAATTGACCAGGAAACCGACGTGGAATCGCTTCGAACGATGCTGCGGGAGAAAACGGCTGAAAACGAGAATCTGCAGCGCCATTTGGAGTTCAGCGAGATTCAGCGCGAGGACGGGGTCGTGAAGATCGAAACGTTGAAGCGCAAGATCGAAGCAATGCGTCTGGAGGAATCTAAGCGGCAAGCCGAGCGGGATGTGGAGCGACAACGAGAACGAGACTTCAGGAAGGAACTGGACCGGAAGACGGTTTTTGGGGCGTATTTTCAGTACAACCGGATATTTGCGACGACCTGCACGCAAACCAGTCCGGAACCGTGCACGACCTTCGACATGAGCACGTTTGGTAGCGAGGACAGCTTCGAGCGAGTCATGGCGGCAAGCAGCTCCAGTCAACCGAACGCCTCGACAGGTCCTCGGGCGAAGCGAAGTCTCCAGTATCCGGTAGACCAGCAGGAAGAcccggacgacgacgacaacgtgcAGGATGACATTAGTCCCGATTCGGCGACCCACCCCGAAAGCTCACCGGACTATCCGCAGCTGGTTCCGGCTGTAGGACGTCAGCAGTACCCATCAACCAGCAATCAACCCGTGGTCTCCGTTGGACGCAGTGATCGGCAGAACGTGGAAAGTGACCAAATTTGCGAGGAATGTGCCCGGAAACGGAAGAAGAAGGCGTCGAAAAAAGCTCGGCTGGCCAGCTTTTTCTGCATCAGGAAGGCGGACTAA
- the LOC6052094 gene encoding phenoloxidase-activating factor 2, producing the protein MLRRKDITNSRLTEHVAFDRCGIRNLNGIGYRLVGDKIGVSEYGEFPWTLMVLINQQVVEISKQVYLCAASLIAPNLALTAAHCVKQKEQYFVRAGEWDTNTDKERFQTQTREVAQVIIHEKYNQLHHNNIALLKLDKPFEADENIQTICLPPPDANFNGHDCFTGAWGKDKFEEGRLQNILRRVEVPVVPHDKCQDAFRSTRLGPFFVLDKSYMCAGGEENVDVCTGDGGAPLVCPIASGNDRYFQAGIVAWGIGCGQKGIPGAYTDVTKFVAWIYDKMAALGVDPTASKYSLL; encoded by the exons ATGCTGCGAAGAAAGGACATCACCAACTCCAGACTCACAGAGCATGTGGCGTTCGATCGTTGCGGGATTCGAAATTTAAACGGTATTGGGTACAGATTGGTTGGTGACAAAATTGGCGTTTCAGAATATG ggGAATTCCCGTGGACGTTGATGGTGCTGATCAACCAGCAGGTCGTGGAGATCTCCAAGCAGGTTTACCTCTGCGCTGCTTCCCTGATTGCGCCAAATCTGGCACTGACGGCGGCACACTGCGTGAAGCAGAAGGAGCAGTACTTTGTGCGTGCAGGCGAGTGGGACACCAATACGGATAAGGAACGCTTCCAGACGCAG ACCCGCGAGGTGGCCCAGGTGATCATCCACGAAAAGTACAACCAACTGCACCACAATAACATCGCCCTCCTCAAGCTGGACAAACCGTTCGAAGCGGACGAGAACATCCAGACGATCTGTCTGCCCCCACCGGACGCCAACTTCAACGGGCACGACTGCTTCACCGGCGCTTGGGGCAAGGACAAGTTCGAGGAGGGCCGACTGCAGAACATCTTGCGCCGGGTAGAGGTTCCGGTGGTTCCCCATGACAAGTGCCAGGACGCGTTCCGATCGACCAGGTTGGGGCCGTTTTTCGTGCTGGACAAAAGTTACATGTGCGCCGGCGGTGAGGAAAACGTGGACGTTTGCACCGGGGACGGGGGAGCACCGCTGGTTTGCCCCATTGCGAGTGGAAACGATCGGTACTTCCAGGCGGGAATCGTCGCGTGGGGCATCGGGTGCGGCCAGAAGGGCATTCCGGGTGCGTACACCGATGTGACCAAGTTCGTCGCGTGGATCTATGACAAGATGGCGGCGCTGGGAGTGGATCCGACGGCGTCGAAGTATTCATTGTTGTAA
- the LOC6052095 gene encoding uncharacterized protein K04H4.2 — translation MRFSGLLALAAAVISGSLAQSDPAGERRCAGGGVCVPFYLCENGLVIEDGDGLIDKRFADSDCPEDFVCCQERESECRGQCVPFYQCSNVGGKDLLNLRSFDDKCPGDLVCCNEPPVIPTPCTCVAFYQCLDDVVNTGGKDLIDLRQEKCPGDEVCCVNPRPQDNTIVVESSCKGKCVPYALCPNKTSSSGLDLRAFDDCPNDQVCCESLPDTGFEVPKVCDGKCVPFYQCPGGVPNTGGQHLINLRSDESTCSGDQVCCSTSNSSPTPVIPKPIVTESSSCNGTCVPFYQCPKGKPNTGGQNLLNLRGLDDCPSDLVCCESTSDILPKCEGQCVPFYQCPAGSPNTSGKDLLNLRRDEGACPGDLVCCKESKEPQSTCKGSCVPFYQCPSGKSNTGGKDLLNLRSIDDCPNDMVCCELNNHTISDAPPTCDGQCVPFYQCPAGSPNTGGKDLLNLRSDRGTCPGDLICCKKSEEVTTALSTNSCKGSCVPFYQCPQGQQNTGGKGLLNLRSFDDCPNDLVCCEIPNTQVSTEAPTICEGKCVPFYQCPSGTPNKDGQNILNLRAYDDSCPGDQVCCKEPVQTPKSSCKGSCVPFYQCPSGKINSGGKDLLNLRSFDDCPNDLVCCEATSTEISTKPPTICDGKCVSFYQCPSGTPNKDGENILNLRGYDDSCPGDQVCCKEPVETPKSSCKGSCVPFYQCPSGKINSGGKDLLNLRSFDDCPNDLVCCEATKNEVSTEPPSVCDGKCVPFYQCPSGTPNKAGQNILNLRGYDDSCPGEQVCCKEPIQTPKSSCKGSCVPFYQCPSGKINSGGKDLLNLRSFDDCPNDLVCCEATTTEVSTEPPTVCDGKCVPFYQCPTGIPNKDGENILNLRGYDDSCPGDQVCCKEPVQTPKSSCKGSCVPFYQCPSGKINSGGRDLLNLRSFDDCPSDLVCCGTAPVAPKVCQGQCVPSFQCMSSTSGVEDLLDLRISNDVCPKDRVCCEKTEIIHMNPQRAMWMQWINDINGMQIIGSQPVKYSECSLQIDSNGQFAEQREVPWLVTVWSKVQYLGQTRDDYHCVGTVIRSDVVLVPADCVTSLPASQLYVRSGNYNLKATDGVDVSDQPYS, via the coding sequence ATGCGTTTTTCGGGGCTGTTGGCTTTGGCCGCCGCGGTTATTTCGGGTAGTTTGGCGCAGAGTGATCCCGCCGGGGAACGCCGCTGTGCCGGTGGGGGAGTCTGCGTTCCGTTCTACCTGTGCGAGAACGGGCTCGTCATTGAAGATGGGGACGGGTTGATTGATAAACGGTTTGCGGACAGTGATTGTCCGGAGGACTTTGTGTGCTGCCAGGAGAGGGAATCCGAGTGCCGAGGGCAGTGCGTTCCGTTCTACCAGTGTTCTAATGTGGGCGGAAAGGACCTGCTGAATTTGAGGAGCTTCGACGATAAGTGTCCGGGAGATCTGGTGTGCTGTAATGAACCGCCAGTAATACCAACTCCTTGTACTTGTGTGGCGTTCTATCAGTGCTTGGATGATGTGGTGAACACTGGTGGGAAAGATTTGATCGATTTGAGACAGGAAAAGTGTCCGGGTGATGAAGTTTGCTGTGTAAATCCACGACCACAGGACAATACGATCGTCGTCGAAAGCAGTTGCAAGGGGAAGTGCGTCCCGTACGCTCTCTGTCCGAACAAAACCAGTTCTTCTGGCCTTGACCTGCGAGCTTTCGATGATTGCCCAAACGATCAAGTGTGTTGTGAATCATTGCCGGATACCGGCTTTGAAGTACCAAAAGTTTGCGATGGAAAGTGCGTCCCGTTCTACCAATGCCCAGGGGGAGTTCCGAATACCGGGGGACAACACTTGATCAATCTACGAAGTGATGAAAGTACTTGTTCGGGAGATCAAGTGTGCTGTTCTACGTCGAATTCTTCACCGACTCCAGTCATCCCAAAGCCAATAGTAACGGAGTCCAGCAGCTGTAATGGAACGTGCGTCCCCTTCTATCAGTGTCCCAAGGGTAAACCCAACACTGGAGGTCAAAACTTGTTGAACCTACGAGGACTCGACGACTGTCCGAGCGATTTGGTGTGCTGCGAATCGACAAGTGATATCCTTCCCAAATGTGAAGGTCAATGTGTTCCGTTCTATCAGTGTCCTGCGGGATCACCTAATACGAGTGGCAAAGATTTGCTGAATCTGAGACGTGACGAAGGAGCTTGCCCTGGAGACTTGGTGTGCTGTAAGGAATCAAAAGAACCCCAGAGCACTTGTAAAGGAAGTTGCGTTCCATTCTATCAATGTCCGAGTGGGAAGTCCAACACTGGTGGCAAAGATCTGTTGAATCTAAGAAGCATTGACGATTGTCCAAACGATATGGTTTGCTGTGAATTGAACAATCATACGATCAGCGATGCTCCACCAACTTGTGACGGACAATGCGTACCGTTCTACCAATGTCCTGCTGGATCCCCAAATACTGGTGGTAAGGATTTGCTAAATCTGAGAAGTGATCGCGGCACTTGTCCCGGAGATTTAATTTGCTGTAAGAAGTCTGAAGAAGTAACAACCGCTCTATCTACAAATAGCTGCAAAGGTTCTTGTGTTCCATTCTATCAGTGTCCCCAAGGTCAGCAGAATACTGGAGGTAAAGGTCTGTTGAACCTCCGAAGCTTCGACGATTGTCCAAACGATCTTGTGTGCTGTGAGATTCCGAATACTCAAGTATCAACTGAAGCTCCAACAATTTGCGAAGGGAAGTGCGTTCCATTTTATCAATGTCCCTCGGGAACTCCTAACAAAGATGGTCAGAACATCTTGAACTTGAGAGCCTACGACGATTCCTGTCCTGGAGATCAAGTTTGCTGCAAGGAGCCTGTTCAAACTCCGAAATCGAGTTGTAAAGGATCATGCGTACCGTTTTATCAATGTCCCTCAGGAAAGATAAACTCAGGAGGTAAAGATCTGCTGAATCTCCGAAGCTTTGACGATTGTCCAAATGATCTTGTTTGTTGTGAAGCTACTTCAACTGAAATATCCACCAAACCTCCAACCATCTGTGATGGAAAGTGCGTTTCGTTTTATCAATGTCCCTCAGGAACACCCAACAAAGATGGTGAGAATATCTTGAATTTGAGAGGCTATGATGATTCTTGTCCTGGAGATCAAGTTTGCTGCAAAGAACCTGTTGAAACTCCGAAATCAAGCTGCAAAGGATCGTGCGTTCCGTTCTATCAATGTCCCTCAGGAAAAATCAACTCAGGAGGTAAAGATCTCCTGAATCTCCGAAGCTTCGACGACTGTCCAAATGATCTTGTGTGTTGTGAAGCTACTAAAAACGAAGTATCTACTGAACCCCCAAGTGTTTGTGATGGAAAGTGTGTTCCGTTTTATCAATGTCCCTCAGGAACACCCAACAAAGCTGGTCAGAACATCTTGAACTTGAGAGGCTACGACGATTCCTGTCCTGGAGAGCAAGTTTGCTGCAAGGAGCCAATTCAAACTCCGAAATCGAGTTGTAAAGGATCATGCGTACCGTTTTATCAATGTCCCTCAGGAAAGATCAATTCAGGAGGTAAAGATCTCTTGAATCTACGAAGCTTCGACGATTGTCCAAATGATCTTGTGTGCTGTGAAGCTACTACAACCGAAGTATCCACTGAACCCCCAACCGTCTGTGATGGAAAGTGTGTTCCGTTTTATCAGTGTCCCACGGGAATACCCAACAAAGATGGtgagaatattttgaatttgagaGGCTACGATGATTCCTGTCCTGGAGATCAAGTTTGCTGCAAGGAACCTGTTCAAACTCCGAAATCAAGCTGCAAAGGATCATGCGTACCGTTTTACCAATGTCCCTCAGGGAAGATCAACTCAGGAGGTAGAGATCTGCTGAATCTCCGAAGCTTCGACGACTGTCCCAGCGATCTTGTTTGCTGTGGAACTGCTCCGGTTGCGCCGAAGGTATGCCAAGGACAGTGTGTACCATCGTTCCAGTGTATGTCTTCGACCAGTGGAGTTGAGGACTTGCTAGACTTGAGAATATCCAACGACGTGTGCCCTAAAGATCGTGTATGCTGTGAGAAGACCGAAATCATTCATATGAACCCCCAACGAGCCATGTGGATGCAGTGGATCAACGACATCAATGGAATGCAGATCATCGGGAGTCAACCCGTGAAGTATAGCGAGTGCTCTCTTCAAATCGACTCCAACGGACAGTTTGCTGAACAGCGTGAAGTCCCATGGTTGGTTACCGTTTGGAGTAAGGTGCAATACTTGGGACAAACTCGGGACGATTACCACTGCGTGGGCACGGTTATACGCTCCGACGTGGTCCTGGTTCCAGCGGATTGTGTAACCAGCCTTCCAGCGTCACAGCTGTATGTCAGATCGGGAAATTACAACTTGAAGGCGACTGACGGTGTAGATGTAAGTGACCAACCTTACTCTTAA
- the LOC119766071 gene encoding phenoloxidase-activating factor 2-like codes for MKRVQLPIVDRYQCQDVLRTTKLGLAFALDESYICAGGKDGVDACTGDGGAALACPDASGRVHHQVGIVAWGVQCGLENIPAAYTNVAMFSGWIEEKLRNVPEYLL; via the coding sequence ATGAAGCGGGTTCAGCTGCCGATTGTGGACCGTTACCAGTGTCAGGACGTTCTCCGAACCACGAAGCTGGGACTCGCATTTGCACTGGACGAAAGTTACATCTGTGCGGGAGGGAAGGACGGTGTCGACGCGTGTACCGGAGACGGTGGAGCGGCCCTGGCTTGTCCGGATGCCTCCGGCAGGGTTCACCACCAGGTTGGAATCGTAGCATGGGGCGTCCAATGtgggttggaaaatattccggCCGCGTACACGAATGTGGCCATGTTTAGTGGCTGGATCGAAGAGAAACTTCGGAACGTCCCGGAGTATTTGCTGTGA
- the LOC6052096 gene encoding phenoloxidase-activating factor 2: protein MILSKEVLFDEPKYVSIGTASLIKPGVALTAAHVMFKTNGVELVVRAGEWDSNKENEMFPVQEAIVSNIISHEQYNANSQFENNIALLILNQPFELLENVQLICLPPPNFSYGQGNCVTGGWGKIHFGDTT from the exons ATGATTCTTTCAAAGGAGGTGTTGTTCGATGAGCCAAAATACGTTTCCATTGGAACAGCTTCTTTAATTAAACCTGGAGTAGCCTTGACTGCGGCACATGTGATGTTCAAAACCAACGGCGTAGAGCTGGTTGTACGCGCCGGCGAATGGGATTCCAACAAAGAAAATGAAATGTTTCCTGTTCAA gaagCAATCGTTAGCAATATCATATCTCATGAACAGTATAATGCAAACTCCCAGTTTGAAAACAACATAGCTCTGTTGATTCTGAACCAACCCTTTGAGCTGCTTGAAAACGTCCAGTTGATATGTCTTCCCCCGCCAAACTTCTCCTATGGTCAAGGAAACTGCGTAACCGGAGGTTGGGGCAAGATTCACTTTGGAGACACCACCTAA